A genomic stretch from Podospora pseudoanserina strain CBS 124.78 chromosome 3, whole genome shotgun sequence includes:
- a CDS encoding hypothetical protein (COG:S; EggNog:ENOG503PE42), translating to MWLERARGELTRSELVELLTAIGKHLANHREQPGIHTLLEGASPRTDKDTDLASLICMLCLEIGKTTPFKYKADLVTHLLNFHLKNHCQWECPQSGCGKPFDSTHGMKEHLKEAGHETIHCGKLEDLLQDCKTALCPHVVFACGAKVCREVFIVSDPSEPARIAATAKDYCKHIANHIVVGHEWSFSNRFRNLMRQDGVMRPSRLGATTWNTSPHTSFVLRKVLETRHFNAQDIELLVLWAGKLGFGSYSLPISPIPTEPPLGISLPKGNESCAWCNKSPTALLPPHRIPFHGFSYSQASETPTGVASLPASSHVEFVAAQNEMGRSLTGIKGNLEGYPLGVSASFVSGQTAVPAGHGQLYMNYPPTSQQPSTTRPTSLMGDMHTPHEPLFGINDPLNGLPLAGTGSLFYAGQTAGAFGMRTNDPSASQQAYTSRPDLVVDEYDASHEVDQEDTPVWTRNTYDH from the exons ATGTGGCTTGAAAGAGCCCGAGGTGAATTGACAAGGAGCGAACTTGTCGAACTTCTTACGGCTATCGGAAAGCATCTTGCCAATCATAGAGAGCAACCGGGAATCCACACACTGTTGGAGGGCGCCTCAC CCCGGACAGACAAGGACACCGACCTTGCCTCCCTTATCTGTATGCTGTGTTTGGAAATCGGGAAAACTACCCCCTTCAAGTATAAAGCCGATCTTGTCACACATTTGCTCAATTTTCACCTCAAGAACCACTGTCAGTGGGAGTGCCCCCAGAGCGGCTGCGGCAAGCCGTTTGACTCCACTCATGGGATGAAAGAACATCTGAAGGAGGCTGGCCATGAAACGATTCACTGTGGGAAACTGGAAGACTTACTGCAAGACTGCAAAACTGCATTATGCCCACATGTAGTCTTTGCATGTGGTGCAAAGGTTTGCAGGGAGGTCTTTATAGTATCCGACCCCTCCGAACCTGCAAGAATTGCTGCAACCGCTAAAGACTACTGCAAGCACATCGCCAACCACATCGTCGTAGGTCACGAGTGGTCTTTTTCGAATCGTTTCCGGAATCTGATGCGCCAAGATGGTGTGATGAGGCCTTCACGGCTCGGGGCAACAACGTGGAACACTTCA CCGCATACCTCATTCGTGttgaggaaggtgttggagacTCGCCATTTCAATGCTCAGGATATTGAACTGTTGGTACTCTGGGCTGGAAAGCTCGGCTTCGGATCCTACTCCCTACCCATCTCGCCGATACCGACAGAGCCACCCTTGGGCATCTCACTTCCTAAAGGAAATGAGAGCTGTGCCTGGTGCAACAAAAGTCCCACTGCTTTATTGCCCCCCCACAGGATTCCTTTTCACGGCTTCAGTTACTCGCAGGCCTCTGAGACCCCGACTGGAGTGGCTTCACTACCGGCATCCAGTCATGTTGAGTTTGTGGCTGCTCAAAATGAGATGGGCCGATCGCTTACAGGCATCAAGGGCAATCTAGAAGGCTATCCTCTGGGCGTTAGTGCCAGCTTTGTTTCTGGCCAGACCGCGGTTCCCGCTGGACATGGTCAACTGTACATGAACtatcccccaacctcccagcAGCCTTCTACAACTCGGCCGACTTCCTTGATGGGCGACATGCATACACCTCATGAGCCACTATTTGGGATCAACGACCCTCTTAATGGCCTTCCCCTGGCCGGCACGGGCAGCTTATTTTATGCCGGTCAAACTGCTGGTGCGTTTGGAATGCGCACCAACGATCCCTCGGCCTCCCAGCAGGCTTATACATCTCGGCCGGATCTAGTGGTGGATGAATATGATGCATCCCATGAAGTGGATCAAGAGGACACTCCAGTTTGGACAAGGAACACCTACGACCACTGA
- a CDS encoding hypothetical protein (COG:M; COG:N; CAZy:GT2_Chitin_synth; EggNog:ENOG503NU7V), which translates to MALNLPPMGGKDGGAHTQPSLPSLPNHLQSDSHATSHFASRFHVGLPITRLSSHGFIALNTFSTSNKGDGTKDGCAAAAADDLAERALLRLGHRSENQAVLFLGETGSGKTTVRSHLLTSILNRSSTPLSQKISLAAYVFDTLTTTKTATTPTASKAGLFYELQYNTESTTTPILAGAKLLDHRLERSRIADVPTGERNFHVLYYLLAGTGPAEKTHLGFDVPATHRWRYLGHPTQLKVGINDAEGFQLFKTALRKLEFPRSEIAELCQIMAAILHIGQLEFETSSSTTVTGDESGGFSHEGAQTSTTVKNKDVLGIVAAFLGVSSVELQTTLGYKTKMIHKERVTVMLDPQGARGNANELARTLYSLLVAYIIETINRKLCADEGTFSNTISIIDFPGFQQQSTTGSTLDHLLTNAANEALYNLTLQNFFDRKGEILETEEVVVPSTSYFDNSDAVKGLLKPGNGLLSILDDQTRRHRTDIQLLESFRKRFEGKNPAIQVGASQAKLPGSNFYTTNDAASFVVKHFAGEVDYPIKGLVEENGEVISGDLMNLIRQSKSEFVARLFGQEALQTVVHPQERQTVMQASVSSKPMRAPSIMSKRGRPGAARQPRVLPVPERGDASDQGSEIGEGKGAGSVMGSEQGASGQFLAALDNVTRAFNAPGTNCYFVFCLKPNDRRIANQFDTKCVRAQVQTFGISEISQRIRSADFSLFLPFGEFLGLADAQTVLVGSEREKVEMVVEDKRWPSNEVAIGATGVFLSERCWLEIAQLGDGFSQGPYTDGGDGVSNPFLSKERLPLSAGATPGSIPSEKKAGYFGSNDVDARSDAGVSVMGNGDMFQNLETREQMAERGNEKTMEEVEVYKDSPSRKRWVFVVYFLTWFIPDFLIRWLGRMSRKDVRMAWREKLAINMIIWFSCLVAAFFIVGFPMLICPRQHVYSPEELSRYDGKDDNPAYAAIRGQVFDIGAFYPRHYPGRDVLPEKMLKQYGGMDITGLFPVQVSAVCQGQYGEIDPAVQLDYRNTNLTGSANILNREDTNWKYHDFRHFTNDSRPDWFSQQMRMLRDSGYKVGNIGYSAEYVRTLANKGEAIAILDGRVYDMTRYLKGGRGQRNPPGEPEPTDREASEFMHEQVVGLFSGRSGEDVSALWEGMDLDAGMKSRMRLCLDNLFYVADVDTRSSAQCKFSEYLVLSISILLASVIAFKFFAALQFGTKNIPENLDKFVMCQIPAYTEDEESLRRAIDSAARMRYDDKRKLLVIVCDGMIIGQGNDRPTPRIVLDILGVSETVDPEPLSFESLGEGQKQHNMGKVYSGLYEVQGHIVPFLVVSKVGKPSEVSRPGNRGKRDSQMIIMRFLNRVHYNLAMSPLELEMYHQIRNIIGVNPTFYEYLLQIDADTVVAADSATRMVSSFLDDTRLIAVCGETALTNAKSSFVTMIQVYEYYISHNLSKAFESLFGSVTCLPGCFSMYRIRAAETGKPLFVSREIIEGYATIRVDTLHMKNLLHLGEDRYLTTLLLKYHSKYKTKYIFSAHAWTIAPDSWTVFLSQRRRWINSTVHNLMELIPLNQLCGFCCFSMRFIVFIDLMSTIVQPVTIAYLVYLIVMVTQKATVIPVTAFVLLGAIYGLQAIIFILRRKWEMIGWMILYVLAIPVFSFALPLYAFWHMDDFNWGNTRVIAGEDGKKVVISDEGKFDPSSIPRKKWEEYQAELWEAQTSRDDARSEVSGFSYATKHPVAVSEYGYVPSRPVSTTGYHQNQSRMSLAASEMLMAGNRQSQFGGSQFLGVGAGSQQELEMTNLAGMPSDEALLAEIREILRTADLMTVTKKQIKMELERRFGVPLDGRRAFINSATEAILSGNL; encoded by the exons ATGGCTCTCAACCTCCCGCCCATGGGCGGGAAAGACGGAGGGGCCCACACACAACCGTCGTTGCCCTCATTGCCCAACCACCTGCAGTCCGACAGCCATGCCACCTCCCACTTTGCCAGTCGTTTCCACGTCGGCCTCCCCATCACACGCCTCTCCTCGCACGGCTTCATTgccctcaacaccttctcGACCTCCAACAAGGGGGATGGCACCAAGGACGGGTGCGccgcggctgctgctgatgatcTCGCTGAGAGGGCGCTGCTTCGGTTGGGACACCGATCAGAAAACCAGGCCGTCTTATTCCT AGGTGAAACTGGATCTGGAAAGACCACTGTTCGCTCGCACCTTCTGACCTCGATTTTGAACCGGTCGTCCACTCCCCTGTCCCAAAAAATCTCTCTCGCCGCCTATGTCTTCGAcacgctcaccaccacaaagaCCGCGACGACGCCAACCGCGTCCAAGGCTGGTCTGTTTTACGAGCTCCAGTACAACACAGAATCCACCACGACCCCTATTCTTGCCGGTGCCAAGCTCCTGGACCACAGATTAGAACGGAGCAGGATAGCGGATGTTCCCACGGGTGAGCGCAACTTCCACGTGCTGTACTACTTGTTGGCGGGTACGGGCCCGGCCGAAAAGACGCATCTTGGCTTCGATGTGCCGGCCACGCACAGATGGAGGTACCTTGGTCACCCAACACAGCTCAAGGTTGGAATCAACGATGCCGAAGGTTTCCAGCTCTTCAAGACGGCTCTGAGGAAGCTCGAGTTCCCTCGGAGTGAGATTGCCGAGCTTTGCCAGATCATGGCAGCCATTCTGCACATTGGCCAGCTCGAGTTTGAGACGTCGTCTAGCACAACGGTGACTGGTGATGAGAGTGGTGGTTTCTCCCACGAAGGTGCTCAGACGTCTACTACggtcaagaacaaggatgTTTTGGGTATTGTTGCCGCATTCTTGGGTGTCAGCTCAGTGGAGCTTCAGACGACTCTTGGGTACAAGACCAAGATGATTCACAAGGAGAGAGTCACGGTCATGCTCGACCCACAGGGCGCGAGAGGGAATGCCAACGAGCTCGCCCGGACGCTCTACTCGCTTCTGGTGGCCTACATCATCGAGACGATCAACCGCAAGCTCTGCGCTGATGAGGGCACGTTCtccaacaccatctccatcattGACTTCCCTGGCTTCCAGCAACAGTCTACCACCGGCTCGACCTTGGACCACCTTCTCACCAACGCCGCCAACGAGGCTCTGTATAACCTTACCCTCCAAAACTTCTTTGACCGCAAGGGGGAGATCCTCGAGACcgaagaggtggttgttCCATCAACCAGCTACTTTGACAACTCGGACGCCGTCAAGGGCCTTCTCAAGCCCGGCAACGGCCTCTTGAGCATTCTCGACGATCAAACCCGCCGACACCGCACCGATatccagcttctcgagaGCTTCAGGAAACGCTTCGAAGGCAAGAACCCAGCCATCCAGGTCGGTGCCTCCCAAGCCAAGCTTCCCGGTTCCAACTTTTACACCACAAACGATGCCGCCAGCTTTGTTGTCAAGCACTTTGCCGGCGAGGTCGACTACCCGATCAAGGGGCTGGTGGAAGAAAACGGCGAGGTCATCTCTGGCGACCTGATGAACCTGATCAGGCAGAGCAAGAGCGAGTTTGTCGCCCGTCTGTTTGGCCAAGAGGCGCTGCAGACGGTGGTGCACCCTCAGGAAAGGCAGACTGTCATGCAGGCGTCTGTCAGCTCCAAGCCGATGCGCGCGCCCAGTATCATGTCCAAGCGCGGGCGCCCAGGTGCGGCGCGTCAGCCTCGCGTTTTGCCTGTTCCTGAAAGAGGAGATGCCTCTGATCAGGGGAGTGAGATTGGTGAGGGCAAGGGAGCGGGTTCTGTCATGGGCTCGGAGCAAGGGGCGTCGGGGCAGTTTTTGGCTGCGCTGGACAATGTCACGCGTGCTTTTAATGCTCCGGGCACGAACTGCTACTTTGTTTTCTGTCTCAAGCCGAATGATAGGAGGATCGCGAATCAGTTCGATACCAAGTGTGTGCGGGCTCAGGTCCAGACGTTTGGTATCTCTGAGATCAGCCAGCGGATTCGGTCTGCTGATTTTAGCCTGTTCCTGCCGTTTGGGGAGTTTTTGGGACTTGCTGATGCGCAGacggtgctggtggggagtgagagggagaaggttgagatggTTGTGGAGGACAAGAGGTGGCCGAGTAATGAGGTGGCTATTGGTGCTACTGGTGTGTTTCTCAGTGAGAGGTGCTGGTTGGAGATTGCCCAGCTGGGTGACGGCTTCTCGCAGGGGCCGTATACGGATGGCGGAGACGGGGTGTCTAACCCTTTCCTGTCCAAGGAGCGGCTGCCATTGTCCGCGGGCGCTACTCCAGGTAGCATCCCAAGCGAAAAGAAGGCCGGTTACTTTGGCAGCAATGATGTGGATGCAAGGTCCGACGCTGGGGTCTCGGTCATGGGCAACGGCGACATGTTCCAGAACCTTGAGACGAGAGAACAGATGGCGGAGCGTGGCAACGAAAAgacgatggaggaggttgaggtgtaCAAGGACAGCCCGAGCCGCAAGCGTTGGGTGTTTGTCGTGTACTTCTTGACCTGGTTCATTCCTGACTTCTTGATCAGATGGTTGGGCCGCATGTCACGAAAGGATGTGCGCATGGCATGGAGAGAAAAGTTGGCCATCAACATGATCATCTGGTTCTCTTGTCTTGTTGCTGCCTTTTTCATCGTCGGTTTCCCCATGCTTATCTGCCCGCGCCAGCACGTCTACAGTCCCGAGGAGCTTTCGCGGTATGATGGCAAGGACGACAATCCCGCCTATGCTGCCATTCGTGGCCAGGTCTTCGATATCGGTGCTTTCTACCCGCGCCATTACCCTGGTAGGGATGTTCTCCCTGAGAAGATGCTCAAGCAGTACGGCGGCATGGATATCACCGGTCTGTTCCCCGTGCAAGTCTCTGCTGTTTGCCAGGGCCAGTATGGCGAAATCGATCCTGCTGTCCAGCTAGACTaccgcaacaccaacctcactGGCTCTGCCAACATTCTTAACCGCGAGGATACCAACTGGAAATACCACGACTTCCGTCACTTCACCAACGACAGCAGACCGGATTGGTTCTCGCAGCAGATGCGTATGCTCCGTGATTCGGGATACAAGGTTGGAAATATCGGTTACTCGGCCGAGTATGTCCGCACACTTGCCAACAAGGGTGAGGCCATTGCCATCCTGGACGGCCGTGTCTACGACATGACTAGATACCTGAAGGGTGGTCGTGGCCAGAGGAATCCTCCTGGTGAACCCGAGCCTACTGATCGCGAGGCCTCCGAGTTCATGCACGAGCAGGTCGTCGGTTTATTCAGCGGACGCTCTGGCGAGGATGTCTCGGCCCTCTGGGAAGGGATGGATCTTGACGCTGGCATGAAGAGCAGGATGCGCTTGTGTCTCGACAATCTCTTCTACGTGGCCGATGTCGACACACGTAGCTCGGCGCAGTGCAAGTTCTCGGAATACCTCGTCCTGTCCATCTCGATTTTGCTGGCTTCCGTTATCGCCTTCAAGTTCTTTGCTGCTTTGCAGTTTGGTACCAAGAATATCCCAGAGAATCTCGACAAGTTTGTCATGTGTCAGATTCCGGCTTATACCGAAGACGAAGAGTCTCTCCGTCGTGCCATCGATTCGGCTGCTCGCATGCGGTACGATGACAAGCGCAAACTGTTGGTTATTGTCTGCGATGGTATGATCATCGGTCAAGGCAACGATAGGCCCACCCCCCGTATTGTCCTCGATATCTTGGGTGTTTCTGAGACGGTCGACCCTGAGCCCTTGAGCTTTGAGTCTTTGGGTGAAGGTCAGAAGCAGCACAACATGGGCAAAGTTTATTCTGGTTTGTACGAGGTCCAGGGTCACATCGTTCCTTTCCTGGTCGTCTCCAAGGTCGGCAAGCCTTCTGAAGTCTCGCGACCTGGCAACCGTGGCAAGCGTGATTCTCAGATGATCATCATGCGCTTCCTCAACCGCGTCCACTACAACCTTGCCATGAGCCCTCTCGAACTCGAAATGTACCACCAGATCCGCAACATCATTGGCGTCAACCCGACCTTTTACGAGTATTTGCTTCAAATCGACGCTGATACCGTTGTGGCTGCTGATTCGGCTACCCGCAtggtctcctccttcctcgacgacaccCGTCTCATTGCCGTGTGCGGTGAGACAGCCCTGACCAACGCCAAATCGTCCTTCGTCACCATGATCCAGGTCTACGAGTACTACATTTCTCACAACTTGTCCAAGGCCTTCGAATCCCTCTTCGGCTCCGTCACCTGCTTGCCCGGTTGTTTCTCCATGTACCGCATCCGCGCCGCCGAGACGGGCAAGCCGCTGTTTGTCAGTCGCGAAATCATCGAGGGCTACGCCACCATCCGTGTCGACACGCTTCACATGAAGAACTTGCTGCACCTGGGTGAGGATCGCTACCTGACGACGTTGCTCCTCAAGTACCACTCCAAGTACAAGACCAAGTACATCTTTTCCGCGCACGCCTGGACCATCGCGCCCGATTCCTGGACTGTGTTTTTGTCCCAGCGCCGCAGATGGATCAACTCCACCGTTCACAACCTGATGGAACTTATCCCTCTGAATCAGCTCTGCGGCTTCTGCTGCTTCAGCATGAGGTTCATCGTGTTCATTGACTTGATGTCCACCATTGTCCAGCCTGTCACGATCGCCTACCTCGTCTACCTCATCGTCATGGTCACCCAAAAGGCGACCGTCATCCCTGTTACCGCCTTTGTCCTTCTCGGAGCGATCTACGGCCTGCAGGCCATCATCTTTATCCTCCGTCGCAAGTGGGAGATGATTGGGTGGATGATTCTGTACGTCCTCGCCATTCCCGTGTTCAGCTTTGCCCTGCCGCTGTATGCCTTTTGGCACATGGACGACTTCAACTGGGGCAACACTCGTGTCATCGCCGGCGAGGACGGCAAGAAAGTCGTCATTTCCGACGAGGGCAAATTCGACCCGAGTTCCATTCCAAGAaagaagtgggaggagtATCAGGCTGAGCTTTGGGAGGCGCAAACTTCGCGCGACGACGCGAGGTCGGAGGTGTCGGGTTTTTCGTATGCGACCAAGCATCCTGTTGCCGTGTCGGAGTATGGGTATGTGCCCTCCCGCCCGGTGAGCACGACGGGGTATCACCAGAACCAGAGCCGGATGAGCCTGGCGGCGTCGGAGATGCTCATGGCGGGGAACAGGCAGAGCCAGTTTGGGGGTAGCCAGTTTTTGGGTGTGGGTGCTGGGAGCCagcaggagctggagatgaCGAACCTGGCGGGGATGCCGAGCGATGAGGCGTTGCTGGCGGAAATTAGGGAGATTTTGAGGACGGCGGACCTGATGACTGTGACGAAGAAGCAGATCAagatggagctggagaggagatTTGGGGTGCCGcttgatgggaggagggcgtttATTAATTCGG CCACTGAAGCGATTCTCTCTGGGAACTTGTAA